Proteins encoded within one genomic window of Microbacterium sp. LKL04:
- a CDS encoding FHA domain-containing protein: MDDTQRPNGDIHRGAETSAHPRLVDSTQTFGHDSDLSFVPFGAELTAAEVEAINALPARAALLIVRSGPTAGARYLLDTDVTTVGRHPEADIFFDDVTVSRRHAEITRTGATFELIDQRSLNGTYVNGERVDRATLTDGAEVRVGKFRLNFFIAPAERAISA, encoded by the coding sequence GTGGACGACACTCAGCGACCGAACGGCGACATCCATCGTGGTGCCGAGACGTCGGCGCACCCGCGGCTCGTGGACTCGACGCAGACCTTCGGGCACGACTCCGACCTCTCTTTCGTGCCGTTCGGCGCCGAACTGACGGCCGCCGAGGTCGAGGCGATCAACGCCCTGCCGGCACGAGCGGCTCTCCTCATCGTGCGTTCCGGCCCGACGGCAGGGGCACGCTATCTGCTCGACACCGACGTGACGACCGTCGGGCGTCATCCTGAGGCCGACATCTTCTTCGACGACGTCACCGTGTCGCGCCGCCACGCCGAGATCACCCGCACCGGAGCGACGTTCGAGCTGATCGATCAGCGCTCGCTCAACGGGACGTACGTGAACGGCGAGCGTGTGGATCGCGCCACGCTCACCGACGGCGCGGAGGTCCGGGTCGGCAAGTTCCGCCTGAACTTCTTCATCGCACCCGCCGAGCGGGCGATCAGCGCGTGA
- the lpdA gene encoding dihydrolipoyl dehydrogenase — translation MPHYDVVILGAGPGGYVAAVRSAQLGLSTAIIEEKYWGGVCLNVGCIPSKALLKNADLAHTFTHKADLFGISGDVNFDFGVAWDRSRKVADTHVKGIHFLMKKNKVTEYEGRGSFVDAKTIEVTKADGSTETVSADNVIISTGSTVRLLPGVTLSENVVTYEEQILTRELPSSIVIVGAGAIGMEFAFFMSNYGVKVTIIEFLDRALPNEDVEISKEIQRQYKKYGIDILTSTKVESVVDSGDKVTVSYSANADGAKGEIEADKVLMSIGFAPRVEGFGLDKTGVKLTERGAIEIDDYMRTNVEGVYAIGDVTAKLQLAHVAEAQGVVAAETIGKAETQTLGDYRNMPRATFCSPQVASFGLTEQQARDAGYDVKVAKFPFSANGKANGLGEPVGFVKLIADAEHLELLGGHLIGPDVSELLPELTLAQKWDLTALEAARNVHTHPTLSEGLQEAFHGLAGHMINL, via the coding sequence ATGCCTCACTACGACGTCGTCATCCTCGGTGCCGGCCCCGGCGGCTATGTCGCGGCCGTCCGCTCGGCACAGCTCGGACTGTCCACCGCCATCATCGAAGAGAAGTACTGGGGCGGTGTCTGCCTCAACGTCGGCTGCATCCCCTCCAAGGCGCTTCTGAAGAACGCCGACCTCGCGCACACCTTCACGCACAAGGCCGACCTCTTCGGCATCAGCGGTGACGTGAACTTCGACTTCGGGGTCGCGTGGGATCGCAGCCGCAAGGTCGCCGACACCCACGTCAAGGGCATCCACTTCCTGATGAAGAAGAACAAGGTGACCGAATACGAGGGCCGCGGCTCCTTCGTCGACGCGAAGACCATCGAGGTCACGAAGGCCGACGGCTCGACCGAGACGGTCTCCGCCGACAACGTCATCATCTCGACCGGCTCGACCGTGCGTCTGCTCCCGGGCGTCACCCTGAGCGAGAACGTCGTCACCTACGAGGAGCAGATCCTCACCCGTGAGCTTCCGAGCTCGATCGTCATCGTGGGCGCCGGTGCCATCGGCATGGAGTTCGCGTTCTTCATGAGCAACTACGGCGTGAAGGTCACGATCATCGAGTTCCTCGATCGCGCACTGCCCAACGAGGACGTCGAGATCTCGAAGGAGATCCAGCGTCAGTACAAGAAGTACGGCATCGACATCCTGACCTCGACCAAGGTCGAGTCCGTGGTCGACTCCGGCGACAAGGTCACCGTGTCGTACTCGGCGAACGCCGACGGCGCGAAGGGCGAGATCGAGGCTGACAAGGTCCTCATGTCGATCGGCTTCGCCCCCCGCGTCGAGGGCTTCGGTCTCGACAAGACCGGCGTGAAGCTCACCGAGCGCGGCGCGATCGAGATCGACGACTACATGCGCACCAACGTCGAGGGCGTCTACGCCATCGGCGACGTCACCGCGAAGCTGCAGCTCGCCCACGTGGCCGAGGCGCAGGGCGTCGTCGCCGCCGAGACCATCGGCAAGGCGGAGACCCAGACGCTCGGCGACTACCGCAACATGCCCCGCGCGACGTTCTGCTCGCCGCAGGTCGCCTCGTTCGGCCTCACCGAGCAGCAGGCCCGCGACGCCGGCTACGACGTCAAGGTCGCGAAGTTCCCCTTCTCGGCCAACGGCAAGGCCAACGGCCTCGGCGAGCCGGTCGGTTTCGTGAAGCTGATCGCGGATGCCGAGCACCTCGAGCTCCTCGGCGGCCACCTCATCGGCCCTGACGTGTCAGAGCTCCTTCCCGAGCTCACCCTCGCCCAGAAGTGGGACCTGACCGCGCTGGAGGCGGCACGGAACGTGCACACGCACCCCACGCTCTCCGAGGGCCTGCAGGAGGCATTCCACGGCCTCGCAGGCCACATGATCAACCTCTGA
- the ftsR gene encoding transcriptional regulator FtsR, whose amino-acid sequence MSSAAATRGRAASSGSLSIGQVLARLSPEFPALTASKLRFLEVQGIVTPVRTDSGYRKFSSADVERLRTALTMQRDFGIPLARIREYLEEHGDEASPAPPASIVQTSRRYRRDELITAAGATATLMNEAVSAGLIGPSDSFDERALGILRSLVALNAHGIQPRHVRTIRQSVEREVSLIESAIAPLLRRTDAGSRAQASETAPELARRLEEIRQVFVSAALERLTP is encoded by the coding sequence GTGAGTTCGGCCGCCGCCACCCGGGGACGAGCTGCGTCCTCGGGGTCATTGAGCATTGGTCAGGTCCTCGCCCGGTTGAGTCCGGAGTTCCCCGCCCTCACCGCCAGTAAGCTCCGCTTCCTCGAGGTGCAGGGCATCGTCACTCCCGTCCGGACGGACTCCGGCTACCGGAAGTTCTCCTCTGCCGACGTCGAGCGCCTGCGCACCGCCCTGACGATGCAGCGCGACTTCGGCATCCCGCTGGCGCGCATCCGCGAATACCTCGAGGAGCACGGCGACGAGGCGTCCCCGGCACCGCCGGCATCGATCGTCCAGACGTCCCGGCGCTACCGACGGGATGAACTCATCACCGCAGCCGGTGCCACCGCGACGCTGATGAACGAGGCGGTCTCCGCAGGCCTGATCGGCCCGTCCGACTCGTTCGATGAGCGAGCACTCGGCATCCTCCGTTCCCTGGTCGCTCTGAACGCCCACGGAATCCAGCCCCGCCACGTGCGCACGATCCGTCAGAGCGTGGAACGCGAGGTCTCTCTCATCGAGAGCGCCATCGCTCCGCTCCTGCGTCGGACGGACGCCGGATCGCGCGCACAGGCGAGCGAGACGGCCCCGGAACTCGCGCGTCGGCTGGAGGAGATCCGCCAGGTCTTCGTCAGCGCCGCGCTCGAACGCCTGACGCCGTGA
- a CDS encoding copper resistance CopC family protein, producing MFSTTRLTSRRAGVVAATVAALLLLAPAPAASAHDELLSSDPKADEIAGTTPDSITLTFSDAPSTEPGATQFAVYDEACSAIAAGEPTVDGNTVSQAISGPVEGAVLVQWRVVSSDGHPISDEYTFSVGEDGKVSAVEQCGETLAEQAEGSSEGFNAVPYAVGGAIIFTAVGVVIAVAIVRGRRGATKE from the coding sequence ATGTTCTCCACCACACGCCTCACCTCGCGGCGCGCGGGTGTCGTCGCCGCGACGGTCGCCGCCCTCCTCCTGCTCGCTCCAGCACCCGCGGCATCCGCTCACGACGAACTGCTCTCGTCGGACCCGAAGGCGGACGAGATCGCGGGCACCACCCCGGACAGCATCACCCTCACGTTCAGCGATGCGCCGTCGACCGAACCCGGTGCAACGCAGTTCGCCGTCTACGACGAGGCCTGCTCGGCGATCGCGGCCGGCGAGCCGACGGTCGACGGCAACACCGTCTCGCAAGCGATCAGCGGCCCGGTCGAGGGCGCGGTCCTCGTGCAGTGGCGGGTGGTGTCCAGCGACGGCCACCCGATCTCGGACGAGTACACGTTCTCGGTCGGGGAGGACGGCAAGGTCTCGGCGGTCGAGCAGTGCGGTGAGACCCTCGCCGAGCAGGCGGAAGGGTCTTCCGAGGGCTTCAACGCCGTCCCGTACGCGGTCGGTGGCGCGATCATCTTCACGGCCGTCGGCGTCGTCATCGCGGTCGCGATCGTCCGTGGTCGACGGGGTGCCACGAAGGAGTGA